The genomic stretch CCAGGGTGCTTGCTGATTTACTTCGGCAATCACGATACGGGCATGTTGAATCGCCGATTTTAAATAGTCTTGGGCAAGGCTATAACTATATTGTCCATATTGATTGGGTGCAGAGACTTGAATCAATACCACATCTATTTTCAGTTGTTGCTGTGCGATGAGCTGTGGCAATTGTGAATAATGGCTCGGCAAAATATGTAACAGTTGCTGCTGTGCCAAACAACGGTTGTAGCCCGCACCGCAGTAGCTGATATATTCAATCTCTGCTGCAGATTCAGGGGTACAGGTCGGGAAGGTACTAATGCCTAAAAAGACTTTAAACTTGCCAATTTTCTTACGGTTTTGCATCAAATTCTGTGTAAGGGGGGTTGGCTCTGCTTGCGCTTGCCCCCACACGACTAGATCACCATGTTGAACATAGTTAGATAAATCGAGTTGAGAAATATCATTTATTTTTTCCATGGTGACCATCCTTGATCTAAAGTCGCCTGAACGCTTTTAGCGAATTGAAGAGGGGTGAGTAGACAGCGCAGTGACTTTCATTTGCATATAAGGAAATAAAGGCAAACTCATGAGTAGCTCATGTAATTCATTATTACTTTCCACATCAAAGATACTGATGTTGGAATATTGACCTGTTACACGCCATAAATGTGGCCATTTTCCAGATTGCTGTAATTCAATGGCACGGGCTTTTTCCGCCCGTTTAATTTCATCCATTTTGACGGGATCGCTGTCGAGTGGAATTTTTACGGTCATTTCTACGCAAAATAGCATGCTTGTTCGTCCTTTAAATGAGATGGGAGAAGGGAGATAAAAAGTTAAATCGCTTTGGTAATAAATGGCTTAAGTTTGCCAATAAAGCTTTTACCGTGTTCAAACCAGTCTTTACGAATATCAGAGTCCATATAGCGTTGTAGCTGTTCTTCGTTTTCAAACCAACATTCAGCAATCGCATCGACACCATTGACTTCAAAGTAGGGCACATGTAAATCCGTTGGCTCAGATTCAATTAAGCGAACTTCATATTTGTGCAGTCCTGGAATGCCAACTGACATTTCAAAATGGCGTAGGCATTCTTGGTCAAATTGTTCTTTCTGCATCTGTGTTGGTTTAACCAAGAGATAAACAATACGAATCATCATTAAACTTCCTGTGTTTGCTCGTACGTCATCACTGAGACTTGTGCGTGTGGACGTACTTTAATTAAAAGAATTGCAAGAGTGGCTAAAGCATAGGCCACCAAGCAAAATAAACCGATTGATGTGGCTAAACCGATAGAGGTTGAGAGATAGCCAACACCAACCACGGACAGCGCGCCCAATGATTTTCCAACGTTATAGGCAAAGCCCATACAGGTGGTGCGGACATGCGTTGGAAATAAATCACTGAGAAATGGCCCCAGTGCTGCGAACATTCCAATAGAGGAGAAGCCGACAAAGAAACCCAATGCTAAGGTAATATATTGATTCATTGCGATGAGCATATACACCACTGTCACGATCCAACTGAGAATCGACATGCCGATGAGGGTTTGTTTACGACCCACTTTATCTGCAAGATAAGCGGTGAACATAAAACCTGCAAAAGCACCCATGGACATAATCAAAATGGTGACAATTTTAGAGCTGGAACTGAGTCCACGCTCATTCATTAAGGTTGGAATCCAGATCAAGATGGCGTAGCAGGCAGCTTGTAAGCCCACCACCAATAGACTTGAGAAAATAGTCGAGCGTAGATGCTCCTTTTTAAAGACTGAACGAATCGAAGCTTTTTCAATTAAGTTATGATTTTTCTTGATTTTTTCAACAAATTCAACCGATTCTTTTACATTACGTCGAATATAAATCACGATTAATGCAGGCAGCACCCCTGTCCAAAGTACCACGCGCCAAGACCATTCTGGTGGGAGTAGGCTAATTAGGACAGTTGCAACGATCACAGAGCCTGCCCAACCGAGTGCCATACCAGATTGAACAAAGCCAACCGCTTTATTTTTATGCTTGGCAGAAACAGCTTCAGCCATTAATGCTGCGCCAACAGCCCACTCACCACCAAAACCTAAGCCTTGTAAAGTTCGTGCAACCAAAAGCTGTTCATAGTTTTGTGCAAAGCCGGCGACTACCCCAAAAAAGGTGAACCATAAAATGGTAAACATTAGGATTTTTACTCGGCCATAGCGATCCGCTAAAATCCCGGCTATCCATCCACCGATCGCCGTGACCACCAGTGCAACTGTGCCAATAAATCCGACTTGTGTTTGGGTTAATGCCCAAGTCGCCATAATTACTGGCAGCAAAAAACTGAAAATCTGCATGTCATAGGAGTCTAAAGCCCAACCTGCATAACATGCCCAAAAGGTTTTTTTCTGGTTGGAATCCGATTCCTTATACCAATTTAACATTGTCATTTACATCTCCTTTGTAAAATACAAGTTGCTATTTCAGCTTGGAAAAATCCAAGTCGACAGCAGTAATACTTTGAACATATTCAGGTGTATGTGCCGCAACCAGTTCGAGTACAAATACTTTTCCAGCTTGAAACTCAAAGGTTCCGATATCGGTATAGGCCCGATTGACGCATTCCAAACCAGTGAGGGGGTAGCTACATTGTTCTAGAATTTTGCTCTGACCATGTTTGGTTAAATGCTCCATCATGACGTAGACATTTTTAGCGCCCATCGCTAGATCCATTGCACCACCAACTGCAGGAATGGCATCAGGCTGACCGGTATGCCAATTGGCCAAATCTCCTTGTTTAGAAATTTGAAATGCACCTAAAATGCAATAATTCAGATGGCCACCGCGCATCATTCCAAAAGAATCAGCATGATGGAAAAATGCTCCGCCTTTTTTTAAAGTAATGGCCTCTTTACCTGCATTGATTAAATCCCAATCTTCTTGGCCAACCTCTGCACCTGTCCATTGACCCAAGATCCCATTTTCACTGTGTAAAATAACTTCCTTTTCAGCAAAATAGTCAGCCACTAAGGTGGGTAAGCCAATGCCTAAATTGACATAAGAACCTTCGGGAATATCCTTGGCAACACGTTGAGCAAGTTCAATTTTTTGTTGAATATTCATTATGAATTAGCTCCTGACGTGGTTTTTAAAATGACACGATCTACAAAGATCCCTGGGGTAATAATAATCTCAGGATCTAAATCACCCAGTTCACAAATTTGATCGACTGCGACGATTGTGGTTTTGGCCGCCATCGCCATTACTGGCGCAAAATTACGGGCTGCTTTGTTGTAGATTAGATTGCCCCAACGATCGCTAGTTTTGGCATAAATGAGTGCGTAATCAACCGCTAAGGCTTTTTCAAAAATGTAGTTTTTGCCATCAATTTGTTTGGTTTCTTTGTTTTCTGAAAGCAGCGTGCCATAGCCTGTACGGGTATAAAAACCACCAATTCCACAACCTGCAGCTCTGAGACGCTCTGCTAAAGTACCTTGAGGCACGATTTCGAGTTCGATGGCTTTATTGCGATACAAGTCTTCAAAAACATAAGCATCTTTTTGACGCGGAAATGAACAAATTAGTTTACGTACTTGATGTGCTTTGAGAAGTGCAGCTAGACCTTGGTCACCATTACCCGCATTGTTACTGACGATGGTTAAATCTTTTGCACCCTGTTCGATCAGGGCGTCAATGAGTTGATCAGGCATTCCTGAGCCACCAAAGCCGCCCACTGCAATGGTTGCCCCATCGTGGATGTCTTTGACTATATCCTTGGCTGAATTGAAAATTTTATTGATCATTGAACCGTCCTTTCACCATCAATTTTTAATACGCTATGACAGTAAATTCACATATTGAGGTGTTTACTGCAATTTCGATATTTAAAACTGGTGTTAATCTCAGGTTAATGCATTATGTTTAAACTTGCGTTACATTATTTTGAATGTGTGAAGTCAAACACTGGATAAAGTCTTTGGCAAACTGACTGATATCATCAAAATTAATGGCACAGATTTGAAAGCCACGATGTGCCCATTTCTCATCAATATTTCGGTATTCAATATTCGGGTGAATATGTTGCAAGCGTTGAAAAGCAGCCAGTGGAATAATGGCGATACCTGCCCCAGCAGCGACCATTTGGCAGACTGAGTCATAGCTGGAAACTTGTACACGAATATTAATTTTTTTATTTAACTGCTGAGAAAGTTTATTTAGAAAAATTTGAATGGCACTCCCTTCATGTAAAGTGACAAGAGAGTATTGAATGGCATTGGCTAAAGTCACATTGGACGATTGCAAAATCAGATGCTGTTTAGGGGCAATCAAAACAAGTTGCGAGGAAATCAGCGGAATTGTTTGCAAATTTCGAGTGTCAATATTCCCTGAAATAATCCCAATATCTGCTCGTTTATCGGCAACGATATTGACAATATCCTCACTGAGCATTTCTTTGAGGTTGACATCAACATGTGGGTGGCTGATTAAATACTCGGATAAGGTGGTTGGAATATATTCGGCAATCGCCGTGGTATTGGCAACGATTGAGAGCCGGCCTTGGATTAAGGCATTAAATTTCGATAATTCGCCTTTAAGACATTCTATTTCATGGTAAACCGATTTTGCATACTTTAAATAGACTTGTCCGACTTCGGTGAGTTCAACCCCTTGTGAGGAACGCTCCAAAACCTTTAGTCCCCAGATATGCTCTAAATTTTTAATACGATTACTTGCGGCAGGTGTCGATAAAAACGTCCTTTCTGCAGCGCGGGTTAAATTTTGGGTTTCAGCAATATTGAGAATGAGTCGAAAATCAGTCAGGTCAAAATTCATGGACATACTCGATTGAATTTAAAGCGCAAATAAACAACTGCAACATTAACATTAATTACAGTGCCGCAATCAAGCAAAATCATAGCGTCGGGGGCTGTTATTGCCGTTGTATTGGTTTTAGCCTAGTCAAGAGCCAACTCAGCCAAAATTTTTGCAGTGTGTTGTCCAAGTGCCGGTATTGCGGTCATTTGATAGTCTTCTGGGGCCGTTCGACCAACCGGTTTCAGGGCGGGAAGCGGCCCCACTGGACTATCGACCAGATCCCAACGCTGTCGAGCCTGCAATTGCGGGTGTTGCCACAAATCTGCCAAGGTGTTGACCCCAGCATTGGCAATATGTGCTTGTTCCAGCAAAGCAATAATTTCTCTTTGTGTGTGTTGCGCGAATTTTTTAACAATGATTGCGGTTAATAACGCGCGATTTTCAATACGACTTGAATTGTTTATATAGTGTGGATTATTTGCTAAATCAGGGGCTTCTAAGACGATTTCACAAAATAAACACCATTCTCTATGATTCTGTACGGCAAACAGTACTTGTTTTTCATCACCTGTTGCAAAGGGGCCGTAGGGAAAGATCGTGGCATGCGCAGCACCCGATTTAGGCGGAGCAGCCTGTTGTTCAAAACTATAATAGAGTGGGAAGCCCATCCATTCCGTCATGCTTTCGAGCATCGAAATATCAATGCGGCGACCCAATCCAGTTTGCTGACGTTCTATTAATGCCGCGAGAATATTGCTATAGGCATACATACCCGCAGAAATATCAGCAATCGAACAGCCTGCTTTAACCTGTTGCTGAGGCGTACCAGTAATTGATAAAAAGCCTGATTCACTTTGAATGAGCAAGTCATAGGCTTTTTTATCGCGGTATGGGCCAGCATGCACAGGATCATCGCCATAACCTGAAATGTCACAGACAATCAGTTGCGGAAATTGCGCATGAAGTTGTTCAAAGGATAGTCCCAAACGTGCTGCAGCACCGGGTGCTAAATTTTGAACCAATACATCGGCTTTGGCCAAGAGTTTGGCTAAAATGGGTTGCGATTGTGGGGCTTTTAGATCGAGTGCTAGACTTTCTTTTGAGCGATTGGTCCAGACAAAATGTGAGGACATGCCTTTAACGCGCTCATCATAAGCACGGGCAAAGTCCCCACCATCTGGGCGTTCAATTTTAATCACACGTGCACCTAAATCGGCCAACTGTCGTGTGCAAAACGGGGCTGCAATGGCATGCTCCAACGCCAGTACGGTAATGCCCTCAAGTGGCTGCATGGTTAAGCCTCCTGAAATGTTGCTTTGGCTTGCATGGCAATACTGCCATCTTCAAGCTCAATCCAAAGCTGAGCTGTCTCCGCTTGAATATCCCCACAAATATAAAATGTATTAAAGTCAAATACGGGCTTATTGGCACGGAATTCAAAGCTGAGAATGTGTTGTTGCGGCACGTGGTCTTGCAGCGCTTGCATTAACAAGGTCGCAAGCAGTGGGCCATGGACCACCAGTCCCAGATAGCCTTCGACTTGCATACTATAGGGGCGATCATAATGAATTTTATGACCATTAAAGGTCAAGGCCGAATAGCGAAATAGGGCGGTGCTATCCAGCTGTTGTTGATGTTTAAAACTATAATGTAATACTGGTTGTTCTATTACTTTGCTTGGCTTTGGCTGAACATGAGTACTTGGCGTTGCGGTCTTATAGACGATGTCCTGTTGTTCTTTAATGGCTAAAATATCATTGGCATAAATAAAATGGTCGACAGTCACAAAGTACAGCTCACCTGTTTTGCCTTGTTTAAACTGAATATTTGAAATTTCAGAAACACGACGCAGTACTTGCCCGATTAAAATAGGTTGGAAAAACTCAAGACGACCACCTGCCCACATTCGGCGTGGAAAGGGAATGGGCGGTAAAAAATCACCTTTATTGGGATGACCGTCTGTGCCAATTTCCGCCTGATTGACCACATGTAAAAAGTTCATCCAATGAAAAAGATGGGGCATTGCATTGAGGGGTTGATCTTTCTTGTTGAACAGCGCCTGTAACATCGTGATAGAACGTTGTTCACAGCGGTCTGCTAAAATTTGTTTGTTGCCAATCCATTCTGCAAAATTTTGCATAATTTAATCCCTATTTTAAGCCTTGATAAGGCCTTAAGTTACTTGGCTTAATATTTTTTCAGCTTTTGCAATAATTGGTTTATCAATCATTTTGCCATGTAAACTGATGGTTTGGCCTTGATTGGCTTGCACTGCATCCAGTACTTCAATCGCCCATTGAATTTCGGCTTGCGTTGCTTTAAATGCATCATTGACGATATTGACCTGACGGGGATGGATGCATAACTTGGCTTGGAAACCGAGTTTTTTAGCTTGCAGCGTTTCAGTCTTGATCAGATCGGTATTGGAAAAATCGGCAGTGACACCATCGATAGGACTGTCTAAACCTGCTAGTTTGGATGCCAGCACGATCCTATTGCGGAAATACAACAATTCGAGAAAATCACCCTGCATATCCATTTCCAGTTGGAAGTCGATTGAACCGAACATTAAGGCTTTAACACCTGAAAAATGTGCGATCTTCTCTACGCTGGACATCCCATAAGGGGTTTCGATAATGGGATAAATCGCCAGTTCACGAACCTGTTGGATTGCAGTAAATGCCAGCTCATGCTCTGCCTTAGGCAGTATAATCGCACTGACATTGGCAAATTGAGCCAGTTGAATATCTGCTGCAAACCATTCGGTATCAAAAGCATTGACTCGAATCATGACTTTAAATTCTGGATGCTGAATGAGCCATTGTTTGAGTATTTCACGGGCTGTAACTTTGAGTGCGATTGGCACCGCATCTTCTAAGTCAATAATGACTGCATCCGTCCCGCTTTGAAGCGCTTTAAGATAGCGCTCATTGCGGTTCGCGGGAACAAATAAAAACGAACGATAGTGAGTCTGCATTTTATTGATCCCGCTTTTTTAAAATGAACGTGGTAAGTCGAGCAGATGTTCTGCAACATAACTTAAAATCAAATTGGTCGAAATCGGTGCCACCTGATACAAGCGTGTTTCACGGAATTTACGCTCGATGTCATATTCATTGGCAAAGCCAAAGCCGCCGTGGAATTGTAGACAGGCATTGGCTGCTTCCCAGCTCGATTTTGCAGCCAAATATTTTGCCATATTGGCTTCAGCACCGCAGGCTTGGCCA from Acinetobacter pullicarnis encodes the following:
- a CDS encoding 3-oxoacid CoA-transferase subunit A, coding for MINKIFNSAKDIVKDIHDGATIAVGGFGGSGMPDQLIDALIEQGAKDLTIVSNNAGNGDQGLAALLKAHQVRKLICSFPRQKDAYVFEDLYRNKAIELEIVPQGTLAERLRAAGCGIGGFYTRTGYGTLLSENKETKQIDGKNYIFEKALAVDYALIYAKTSDRWGNLIYNKAARNFAPVMAMAAKTTIVAVDQICELGDLDPEIIITPGIFVDRVILKTTSGANS
- a CDS encoding CaiB/BaiF CoA transferase family protein — its product is MQPLEGITVLALEHAIAAPFCTRQLADLGARVIKIERPDGGDFARAYDERVKGMSSHFVWTNRSKESLALDLKAPQSQPILAKLLAKADVLVQNLAPGAAARLGLSFEQLHAQFPQLIVCDISGYGDDPVHAGPYRDKKAYDLLIQSESGFLSITGTPQQQVKAGCSIADISAGMYAYSNILAALIERQQTGLGRRIDISMLESMTEWMGFPLYYSFEQQAAPPKSGAAHATIFPYGPFATGDEKQVLFAVQNHREWCLFCEIVLEAPDLANNPHYINNSSRIENRALLTAIIVKKFAQHTQREIIALLEQAHIANAGVNTLADLWQHPQLQARQRWDLVDSPVGPLPALKPVGRTAPEDYQMTAIPALGQHTAKILAELALD
- a CDS encoding 3-oxoacid CoA-transferase subunit B encodes the protein MNIQQKIELAQRVAKDIPEGSYVNLGIGLPTLVADYFAEKEVILHSENGILGQWTGAEVGQEDWDLINAGKEAITLKKGGAFFHHADSFGMMRGGHLNYCILGAFQISKQGDLANWHTGQPDAIPAVGGAMDLAMGAKNVYVMMEHLTKHGQSKILEQCSYPLTGLECVNRAYTDIGTFEFQAGKVFVLELVAAHTPEYVQSITAVDLDFSKLK
- the catC gene encoding muconolactone Delta-isomerase, whose product is MLFCVEMTVKIPLDSDPVKMDEIKRAEKARAIELQQSGKWPHLWRVTGQYSNISIFDVESNNELHELLMSLPLFPYMQMKVTALSTHPSSIR
- a CDS encoding HpcH/HpaI aldolase/citrate lyase family protein, encoding MQTHYRSFLFVPANRNERYLKALQSGTDAVIIDLEDAVPIALKVTAREILKQWLIQHPEFKVMIRVNAFDTEWFAADIQLAQFANVSAIILPKAEHELAFTAIQQVRELAIYPIIETPYGMSSVEKIAHFSGVKALMFGSIDFQLEMDMQGDFLELLYFRNRIVLASKLAGLDSPIDGVTADFSNTDLIKTETLQAKKLGFQAKLCIHPRQVNIVNDAFKATQAEIQWAIEVLDAVQANQGQTISLHGKMIDKPIIAKAEKILSQVT
- a CDS encoding EthD domain-containing protein, with translation MMIRIVYLLVKPTQMQKEQFDQECLRHFEMSVGIPGLHKYEVRLIESEPTDLHVPYFEVNGVDAIAECWFENEEQLQRYMDSDIRKDWFEHGKSFIGKLKPFITKAI
- a CDS encoding MFS transporter, yielding MTMLNWYKESDSNQKKTFWACYAGWALDSYDMQIFSFLLPVIMATWALTQTQVGFIGTVALVVTAIGGWIAGILADRYGRVKILMFTILWFTFFGVVAGFAQNYEQLLVARTLQGLGFGGEWAVGAALMAEAVSAKHKNKAVGFVQSGMALGWAGSVIVATVLISLLPPEWSWRVVLWTGVLPALIVIYIRRNVKESVEFVEKIKKNHNLIEKASIRSVFKKEHLRSTIFSSLLVVGLQAACYAILIWIPTLMNERGLSSSSKIVTILIMSMGAFAGFMFTAYLADKVGRKQTLIGMSILSWIVTVVYMLIAMNQYITLALGFFVGFSSIGMFAALGPFLSDLFPTHVRTTCMGFAYNVGKSLGALSVVGVGYLSTSIGLATSIGLFCLVAYALATLAILLIKVRPHAQVSVMTYEQTQEV
- a CDS encoding FAS1-like dehydratase domain-containing protein, whose product is MQNFAEWIGNKQILADRCEQRSITMLQALFNKKDQPLNAMPHLFHWMNFLHVVNQAEIGTDGHPNKGDFLPPIPFPRRMWAGGRLEFFQPILIGQVLRRVSEISNIQFKQGKTGELYFVTVDHFIYANDILAIKEQQDIVYKTATPSTHVQPKPSKVIEQPVLHYSFKHQQQLDSTALFRYSALTFNGHKIHYDRPYSMQVEGYLGLVVHGPLLATLLMQALQDHVPQQHILSFEFRANKPVFDFNTFYICGDIQAETAQLWIELEDGSIAMQAKATFQEA
- a CDS encoding LysR family transcriptional regulator, which translates into the protein MNFDLTDFRLILNIAETQNLTRAAERTFLSTPAASNRIKNLEHIWGLKVLERSSQGVELTEVGQVYLKYAKSVYHEIECLKGELSKFNALIQGRLSIVANTTAIAEYIPTTLSEYLISHPHVDVNLKEMLSEDIVNIVADKRADIGIISGNIDTRNLQTIPLISSQLVLIAPKQHLILQSSNVTLANAIQYSLVTLHEGSAIQIFLNKLSQQLNKKINIRVQVSSYDSVCQMVAAGAGIAIIPLAAFQRLQHIHPNIEYRNIDEKWAHRGFQICAINFDDISQFAKDFIQCLTSHIQNNVTQV